The sequence TCGCCAGCTGCTGTGGCCATAGACTTGAGCGCTTCATAAGCTGACTCAAACGCCTGTTTCATTGCTACGATGGTGCCAGTGTCGATACCGCTTATCTGGTCGCCCACCCATGAGATACCTTCGCCAACATCAGCTAGGACGGTTTCCAGCACTGACATATTGTCTTCAAGAACACCAAGCCACTCGACGACTTTGCTTGTCGCTCCGCTTTCTTGGTTAAACTCACCAATTAGCACCGTCCATTGAGTGCGGATGTTTTGTAGTGCTTTATCGACTGTTATAGGTAGTTTGTCAAACTCGCTTGCAATAACCGTCGACTGCTCTTGTAGTGCTGATATGACCGTTTGGGCTGATAGCTTGCCCTCGTTCGCCATGGCTCTAAGGTCGCCAGTGGTTACGCCCAATGACGCTGCTAATGCTTTACTGATGCCAGGTGCTTGCTCCATGATGGAGTTAAATTCTTCGCCACGTAATACGCCGGATTGCAATGCCTGCGTCAACTGAATGATTGCCGCTTCGTTCGATGCAGCTGCTCCACCGCCCAGCTGCATAGCCTTGTTGATGGTTTCAGTAAGCTCTAAACTATCTTGCTGTGTAAGACCCATCTGCTTACCAGCTTCGTTGATTTTATAGAACAACTGAGTGGTGGCTGTTAAGTTGGTATTGGTCGCAAGTGCAACATCCTTCACACCTGTCATTGCTTGTTCAAAGTCACCAGTCTCACCAACGGCAATATTGACAAATGCAGCAATATTACTAAACTCGTCAGCCACGCTTGCAAGCTCACTAGCGCCAAAGCCCACGCCGAGCGCAGCCATTGCACCAGCCAACTTATTGATAGCAAATTTAGATTTGTCAATTCCAGCGGTGTTCGAATTAAAGTTAATGAGATAATCAAGGTCAGCCATAGTCGTCTCTTATTTTGGGCAATAAAAAACCCTCGATTAAGAGGGCTTGGTTTTGGTTGGTGGCAGTTATAATCCTGACTTAATTAACTTGGGTAATTTAAAGTCTTTGACGTCTTTTTCGTCAACGTAGTAACGATCTAAATTATCAAAATTTATAAATACGACCGGCTTATTATCTTGGCTTTTAACCTCAGATAATCCCGCATAATCCAAGTCGTCACGCTTTGATAGTACGCTAATCAAATGTACGGCATCATCCAATAATTTGTTGATACGCTCAAAACCTTTATCGCCCCATTCTTTGTGGGCTTTTGGGAATTGCTCAAGTGTAACGTAGTTTGTATCTATCATCTTATCAATCCTTTATAGTGACAATGTTGTTTTGTCAGCAAAAACGATAACCTCTGGTTCAAAACGCACATCTTCAGGTTTGTAATTTCCATCTTTGAAACTATCGCCTTGAGTGGCAAGCGGCATTGATCTTATCTCTACATACTTAGGTTGGTCTTTATCTAAAGATGTTTGAGACTCAACGCCGATATTACCAACGTCCTCACCAAACAAATCTTTAAATATCAATCTACCCTTAACGCCGATAACTGGCTTAGCTTGTTTGTTGGTCATCTCGACTGTAAATTGATAAACAGAATAACCTGCTGCATCAGATTTATCATAATGCACATACTCGACATTAATAACGTCATTCATGGCTTTTACTGCGCCCTGCTTGGCTGCCGCTTTTGCCTTTGCTTTATCCTCTTGCTGTTTTTGCATGGCGATAGCGTCACCAACTGTCATGCCTGACGGTACATTACCAATAGACATGGCTAAAAAGTTATCGCCCATAAAATCATTAATCAGGCGCTTATCTTCACCCTCTAACTTTTCAATTTCAACTTGGAAGTCTTTAAATTCATTTACGTTTTGCGGTAATTTAACATTTTTCGGGTCTGAACAACCTGATAGCAATAGTGTGACCGATAATATCGCAGCCATCATTTTTATATTCATGTCATTACTCGCCTTGTAATCGCTAATAGGATTGTCAGCACACGTTAGCGTAACGTGGTTTCGGCTGCGCTGCCTAGCTGACAAAAGGGTTGTTACTTTACAAATCTATTTAGGGTTTCGCCCCAGTCCATGTATTCGAGGTAACTATCATCCATATTGCTATCAACAAGCCACTCATGGTTATCTTCATCATAATATTCATAATAGTCTTTTCGCTTTGTCTTTCGCCAGACTGTGCCAGTAAACCTAACTATGTAAATATAGTCATTTAGTGTGTTTTTAATATGGTCAAAAAGTGCATGAGATATAGGCACAACCAACCGCTTGTGATTAAGCGATTTAATATACTCTTTATCAGATCCGTCACCATAAGAACCTTTTTCTACATGGCTTACGCTTATTTTTCTCATAGCTCACCGCCTTTGTTGTTTTGGTTCGCTATATCTTCAAGGTTGATGCCTAATTCTTCTGTAACTCTGTAATTAATCATGGCTTTAGCTTGGCTAAGAATGTAACCATTAACTGAGATTTCTTTTTTGTCTATATCTGCCTCTAGCTCAGCAAACGCATTTTTATTAATGTGAGCGAAATAATAAAGCACTATATCAAGCATTTTATTAGCGCTCTCTAGCGTGGTTTCTAGGTCAGCGATTCGATACTCGCTATCCTCTTTCATGGTTTCAATTTGCGCTGTTAATGCGTCAATAATAATATCTTTGCGTTCCATTTCAATCCCCTAGCCCATGAGTGCAACTCACATTACACTCACCTGAGCTGTAATGTTTAATTAATTAGTTTTGCATCATTAAAGCCAGTAAGTTGCGGCTGTATCTCATTCATCAGTAAGTCAATTTGCTTTTCTAACGCAGGTTTAATCTGATTGCCGCCTACTGACAGATAGCGACCTGCGTGTGTTAGGCTCTGAGTGACTAGCGACAAATCATAGCATAGGTTATTAAGCTGCTCGTTTGCTAGTCGCTTGGTCATCACTTCATCGAATGTGCGAATAACCACAAGTGCAAACTTGGCGCTTATCCACATGGCGTAGCGATAAACTATTTCCTTGCAAGCGTAAGTACCGCGATTTTCACCGCCATTGATACGCCTTAATACTTGGTCACTCTGCATATTCGTAGAGTGGATTATTTCATCTGCCAAATCAATCACTTCTCTATTTCTTAAAAATAGTGACGGCTGGTGTCTTTTCTCACCTCCGCCTATTCTGTGCATATCATTAAGCGAATAAAGACCATCGACCATATTTACATCTTGGTCAAGAATAGTGATTTTTGGTTCTATAGCTGTTAAACTACTCATGTTAATTCCTTTAGACTAGGGTTAGCAGCCTCATAACAATTCCGTCGAAAGTAATGTTATGGGGCTTTTTATTGTCTTGCTGATATTGTGCTTTATCGTTAAAGCAAGTATAGTATATAACACAAACCCTAGTCATGCAACATCAATAAAGCACATAAGGAATAACAATGTCAAAGCAGATAGCACAGGTAAATTTTCGCTTACCTCAATCACTAAAAGACCAACTTGAGGAAGCGGCAACCATTAATGATCGCTCGACTACCAATGAGATTATAAACCGTCTGCAAGCCTCGTTTGATAACGAGGTCAAGCATGGCGATGTTCGTGACGCGTACAGTGAATACAATCAAGCAAAGCTCGCTTTAATTGATGCCATCAATCGTGACGACCTAGCACTAAGAGATAGCGCGATACTCAATACCTTTAATTAAACATCAATCTCCACATAGGGCAGGTCGGGCGCATCGCTTACAATCTGCCCATCACGAATAAAGACTTTTGATTGTAGCTCGTAAGCACCACTTGATTGTACGACCGTAGTACCGCCACCTTGCATGGTGACGGTATAGTTTGAGCCAGTACGAGCAGTGACGGTTGCTAATTGCTTAGCGCCCTGCTCGGTCACGCCTTTAAATAGCGCCCATAAATTGCCACTAGCCATAATCTACCCCTTATCAAAATGACGCTCAACCTCGATGGACTGGTCAATCTCTAACGCTCTATTGCTGGATAAACGACCTGTGATAGTCGTACCCCTGACCATACCAACCCATTGCTCACCATCGTTGACCTCAATCAAGGTCGATGGTTTTAACACACCGATATCTTGATGCAATGGCATTGATATACCGATGTTACCAATATCACCAGTGTCACTCAATATCGATATACCTCGGCTAATTGCGGCTGCTTGCTCGGTTATTAGGTCGCTAGTGACCATTGATGGCTGATAACCTCCGCTAGTACCTGTGCGCTTAACCAACGCGCCTATGCTGCCCTCACGCTCGCCATATACCGTCACACCATTGTAGCTAGGCTTATTGATACGACCGCGGCTACGACTGGTGATAAGCGATATTGGCAAGCTAATGCTAGGCTCTTGCGCTGCCCACTCCCATGATGGTATCGGATAATTAGCCAGCACATGAATAATATCTTCGCTCATATGAGCGTTGATAAACCCACCTGCCGCCTCCGCTATCCATTGCAAGCTATTGATCGGCGTTCGACCTGTATAGCTGTAAGTATTGGCTGGCACATCCCAACCGTTTACACCTGCTAATTGCCAGTCAAGTGTAAAGCCTGACGGCACACCAAAGCGGTTTAATTCTTCATCTGCAATCTGCCTAGCTGTCATGGGCGTGTCGTACTTAAAGCCACGATGCTTGTAATACGGATGTGCCAACAGCATTGCGCGTGACTTACCTTTGATGGTCAATGAGCTTTCACCGAATGACGCGCTGTCATCACAACCATCTAAGATGAATCGCCACAGATTGCCGTTACAAGTAAATTCCACGCCTATCTGTTGCTCATATGCCGTATTGACTTTAGATAGCTCTGACAGCGGCACAGTGGCACTAAATGACCATGTATAGCTATTACTATCAATGCCAACGCTAAAGCCTAGCAACTTAATCTCACGCCCATCATCGGAGCGCGTTAATGAGACACTGTTTGTCACAAATATAACTCCTTTGTTATATGCCTCGCCTTTTTCGCCAATGAGCAGACTGAGCCATGCGATTGCGTCAAACGTAGTATTTGCGTTTACCGCCATGCCCGATGATTGACCAAACACTTTGGGCTTGCACATCACAACATCAAGCGTCGGATTGACTGCCAATGTTTTGCGCTTACATAAATACGTGTCCATGGCATCAGCATCAGTAGCTGACATTAACAATGTGCCACGTGGCATGGATAACGGCATGGCTAAACTACTAGACGCACCCCTATCAGCAATGCGTCTTGTCATTGGTAATGCTAATTCGTCATTGTAAACATAGTGGCGTAATGCACCTGACCCACACTCCCAACCTTCAATTATTTGCTCTTTGAGTATGACTGTCTGTGATAAATTAGGCGGTACGTAGCGCAGTTTTGAGAATGGCAGCCTTGCAAACTCGGTTAGCACTTCTTCTTGCAGACTTAGGATCGTGCTACTTTCAAAGACAATCCTATTGCTATCTACTATTAGCTTTGCGGTCTCGGTGTGTATCGCTCTGGCAATTTGACGCCTAGCCATGGACTCAAAACTATACCACTTGCTTTGACCAACCAACGCAGATTGCTCGGTGTCAATAGCCTTACTTTTACCTATGAGCTTTTGAGACTCAAAACCCTGCGCTTGGCCCAGACCAATTAATCTTGATTGCTCAGTCTTTGACTTAAGATTGATATGCAGCTGATCATTATTATCAAAACCTGATTGTACCGTGTCGCCCACGAGTTTTGATTGCTCAGCTTTGCTTGTTACGCTGTCACTAAGTCTTGCAGTGCAATCAAATCCTGACTGCTTACTAATACCAGTTGTTTTTGACTGCTCAAACTTGATGCCTATCTCAAAAAAAGATGACCTCTCTACGTTTGAATCATAACTGATAGCAGCGCTTGCTGTCGGGTTTAGATTTCCATAAGCAACAATGCTAACGTTTACATCGTTCTCAGATTCATCAACTGTCAATGTAGCTGACGCTGTAGGCGTTATATTAGCTATGGCAGTGATAGCAATCGTCACATCATCACTAACATCAGGCGGTGTAACTGGCACACCAACAACTGTGCCAAGTCTGCGCGTCATCCCTAGCGGTAATTCGATTGATGCTGGTTGCTCGCTCGCCTCTAAAGACAAGGGGAGCGGCAAGCTGCTCGATATAAAGTAAATCGGTGGGGCTATCGTACCTAGCGGCTGAACCATCGATAAAGTGAGCGCATTAGCACTTGGTTGGTCGGTGCTTAATCGCTCCATACGTAACGGTAATGCATTAGCTAAAACATACTTGTAGCACGTTATGTCACCAATATTTCGATCAATCGATAACGATAGCTTGTTGGCTTTTGGTTGTGCTAATAGGTAGCGCTCAAGTAAGAGGCGTAACTGATTAGACATTTAACACCTCAATTTAAGTTACTGCCAAGTTGCCCTAAGAGCTTGCTGCTCAATGATGGTTAAATCATTAGCAGGTGGTACTTCGTCCCACGCAAACGGCTCAAACTCTTTTTTATAATCTCGCACTATCACTAAATACCTGCTAGCAGCATTAAGACCCAAAAACATATAATGACCGTTTTTAAGCGAAGTAATGACTTGCTCAACTGCCATTGTTTGTGCGTTGAGCAGCCATATTTTACGAGATGCAGGTTTGCCAGCCACTGTCACGATTCCATCGCCGCTACCTGCAATATAACCGCTATGCGCAAGCGATAGCGATGTATAGACCTTTGCAATTACCTGCATATCAATACCCCCAATAGTCGAGATGTAAATACATGACGCTGCAATACTTAACTAAATAATCTTTACGTGAGTCATCGCGCCCTAGACACAGCTTTAGCACTGGGCGACCAGCCAAAGTGTCATCATACACACCAAACAAATCAACCTCTTGTGCTACCGTGCCGACTAACAAGCCGACTTGTTGTCCGATAAGCGTAGCGCCTGAATATAGATATAGGTCGCTCGTTAAATCAACGTTTATTAATCCGTATGATTCGTTTGTCTTGGTTAGCGCAACGATATTTGCAGATGATAGCGTTGTAGTTTTTACGCCGCCAACATTATAATAAGTCTCAGCGGCGTACCCGTAAAAATCGTTAGTAAAGTTTGCTGAACCCGAAACCCCTGCATGCCAAAACCCAATGTTAGCGCCAGTATCACTAGCTGCGGCAGATTTGATTTGCCCCCAGTTTGTCACCCTTGCCATGCGCTTGTTGTTGTAAGGGTTGACTAAAATCTCAACAAACAATACACCTAACTGAGTAACAAGTAGTTGCCAACCATTTTCTGAAGATGCTTTATCCATACTGGAGAAGCTTTTGGACACAGCTCCCTTTGGAAAGCTTGTAGCGGTTCCTTGATAAAAGTAACTCCATGTGGTGGTGCCAGTAGAGCTGTCGCTAATTTTCAAGCGATAGTCGCTCATAGCTGCGCTAGGACTTACAAACTCAGCAACACTGCCAACCTCATTGACGATTGACCATCCAGCACTCGTTACAGCGCCGTAGCCTGTAACCAAGCACGCCTTTAGCACAGCCTTTACGTCACCTGCCACGCGCGCGTTATAGTTAATCTGCGGAGCACCTGCATCGGTACTTTTAAAGCGTAGCACTGGTTCATTTACTGGATTTAAAAAACTCATAATTGTCCTTATTTATTTAGTACGAACTCATATGGTCCGTGTGTAATCGGCTCGCACCCATCAGCAACGTAAGTAATGCCAACTATCATATTTGCATCGTACTCAAACGACCAATTGCCAGCACCATCTGGTATCATCTGAGCAATACACTTGCCTGTTTTCCAATAGAATATAGACACGTAATCAATCGCTGTGCCGTCAAATCGCTTTGCTCTACCGTTTATCGTTGCCATATCACACGCCCATTGTTAGCGCCGTTAATGTCACATAGCCGCCTTGATATACTTGTGGCTTGTCAAGCGATAGCTCGGTTGCCACATCAAGCGTCGCCTCTAGCGTGCCATCAGCTGCAAATATTTTAGCCGCCGTGGGTACGCCCGATGTGACAGCTAAGACTTTAGGCGGCACTTTAAACGTCATGACCGCATTGGTAATCGACTCTTGAGCTGGATTGAGTAGCGCAAACTCAGCGGCAAGTGTTGCCCCTACATAGAGCGACAACACCGAATTAGTACCGGCATTTAATCTATCAGCAATCCCTTGTAGGGCTGCATTTTTTGCATCAGCACTTAATATCATGCTGCACCTCGCACACGGTCAATGTTGGCATGATAGCCAATAGTGAAGTCGTAAGTATTTAAGCTGTCTATCTGATGTTGTTGGATAGCGCTGCCGAACCATACGGGATTCTTTGCTGCTTCGGTATTGAGTCGCACCACGTTAGCTGCTGACCAAC is a genomic window of Psychrobacter cibarius containing:
- a CDS encoding KilA-N domain-containing protein, which produces MSSLTAIEPKITILDQDVNMVDGLYSLNDMHRIGGGEKRHQPSLFLRNREVIDLADEIIHSTNMQSDQVLRRINGGENRGTYACKEIVYRYAMWISAKFALVVIRTFDEVMTKRLANEQLNNLCYDLSLVTQSLTHAGRYLSVGGNQIKPALEKQIDLLMNEIQPQLTGFNDAKLIN
- a CDS encoding Arc family DNA-binding protein — encoded protein: MSKQIAQVNFRLPQSLKDQLEEAATINDRSTTNEIINRLQASFDNEVKHGDVRDAYSEYNQAKLALIDAINRDDLALRDSAILNTFN